In Alkalihalobacterium alkalinitrilicum, a genomic segment contains:
- a CDS encoding NADP-dependent oxidoreductase, producing MVTKNRQFLLAKRPIGLPDESTYNFVESDIPELKANEVLVRGQYLSVDPYMRGRMSDAKSYAAPFELDQPLNGGVVGTVIKSNHPNFSEGDTVTGRMDWADYTAIGGDQLRKVNPDQAPITTALHVNGMPGLTAYFGLLDIGQPKEGETVVISGAAGAVGMVVGQIAKLKGCRVVGIAGSEEKNAYLINELGFDAAINYKTTNDLRQALKEACPDGIDIYFDNVGGEISDAVFSLLNFHARVPLCGQIAHYNDTQVSMGPRFLTTFLKRSILLKGFIVTNYEGRYEEAIKDLAKWVSEGNIKYKENIVEGLENTPDAFLGLFRGDNLGKQLVKIS from the coding sequence ATGGTGACTAAAAACAGGCAATTTTTATTAGCTAAAAGACCGATAGGATTACCAGATGAATCTACGTATAACTTTGTTGAATCAGATATTCCTGAACTAAAGGCAAATGAGGTACTCGTTAGAGGTCAGTATTTATCTGTCGACCCTTATATGCGAGGGAGAATGAGTGATGCTAAATCGTATGCAGCCCCATTTGAATTGGATCAACCGTTAAATGGTGGGGTCGTAGGTACAGTTATTAAATCAAACCATCCGAATTTTAGCGAAGGTGATACCGTAACTGGCCGTATGGATTGGGCGGACTATACTGCTATTGGTGGAGATCAACTGCGAAAAGTGAACCCAGATCAAGCGCCAATTACTACAGCTCTTCATGTTAATGGAATGCCAGGATTAACAGCTTATTTTGGATTACTTGATATTGGTCAACCGAAAGAAGGGGAAACTGTTGTTATTTCGGGAGCAGCGGGTGCTGTTGGGATGGTTGTCGGTCAAATCGCGAAGCTGAAGGGATGTCGGGTCGTCGGCATTGCTGGTTCGGAAGAGAAAAATGCTTATTTAATCAATGAGCTTGGATTCGATGCTGCTATTAACTATAAAACGACGAACGATCTTCGCCAAGCATTAAAAGAAGCTTGTCCTGATGGCATTGATATCTACTTTGATAATGTCGGTGGAGAAATATCAGATGCCGTATTTTCACTTTTAAATTTTCATGCTCGAGTTCCTCTTTGTGGACAAATAGCTCACTACAACGATACACAAGTGTCGATGGGACCTCGGTTTTTAACAACTTTTCTTAAACGTAGTATTTTACTAAAAGGATTTATCGTTACAAATTATGAAGGTCGGTATGAAGAAGCTATTAAAGACTTAGCAAAATGGGTAAGTGAAGGGAATATAAAATATAAGGAAAATATCGTTGAAGGATTAGAAAATACACCAGATGCTTTCCTAGGCTTATTTCGAGGAGATAATTTAGGGAAACAACTAGTAAAGATTAGCTAA
- a CDS encoding PaaI family thioesterase: MAEKEMINIAKPKSPLGEILGFHVLEKKDGMAIVEYEANSRHTNPGGTLHGGVLCVIADEAMGAAFASTLREGESLTTIELKVNYLKPVWSGKLTAVGKVIKNGNTIALVESEVTDDKGSLVAKVVSTCMRLKGDMAKGR; encoded by the coding sequence ATGGCAGAAAAAGAGATGATTAATATTGCGAAACCAAAATCGCCATTAGGAGAAATCCTTGGATTTCATGTCTTAGAAAAGAAAGATGGAATGGCAATCGTTGAATATGAAGCGAATAGTCGTCATACAAACCCTGGGGGAACACTTCATGGGGGTGTTCTATGTGTCATTGCAGATGAGGCAATGGGAGCGGCATTTGCAAGTACACTTCGAGAGGGAGAAAGTTTAACGACGATTGAATTAAAAGTCAATTACCTCAAGCCAGTATGGTCTGGAAAATTAACAGCTGTTGGTAAGGTTATAAAAAATGGGAATACAATTGCACTCGTAGAATCAGAAGTAACGGACGATAAAGGAAGTCTAGTAGCCAAAGTGGTAAGTACTTGTATGCGATTAAAGGGAGATATGGCGAAAGGAAGATAA